A genomic region of Trichothermofontia sichuanensis B231 contains the following coding sequences:
- a CDS encoding CHASE2 domain-containing protein has protein sequence MRSSLLAKLRHRWPWLSGGTDGWGQHLQSLFLTALVVTALVVGLRQVGWLQFFELWGYDTLVRLRPDEGPDDRLLVVGVEEADLQGLRQFPLHDGTIAKLLSILASYRPSAIGLDIYRDLPQGTGSAELGQQFQRHDNIYAVCKLSDVTNPGVPPHPQLPPEQIGFADIPVDPGGILRRGLLIAIPPKPQMRLQTTRLDHVCNDPEAQLVSLAMQLTRHYLGDRGLELSVTPTEQLQFGNTVINRLKPNTGGYRNLEASGYQVLINYRSARQATRQITLSEVLHGQLPPEWVRDRVVLIGYTASSAKDDFYTPFSAGLHESQKMPGVVIHAQLVSSLLSAVLDGRPLIWVWPLWGEWMWIGSWAILGGLVGWRVRHPLGYTLLSILAMGILAGTCLGLLILGGWIPLIPPALSFLGTAGSMVLVDRYGKAVSKQVKKLLKIDIQIDQEKKAKEVETILQSETFQKLQQHKQKFRQRQDNSPPNHAVVPPVPGVTPPANTPETSTTDTASTPSHEPPVPAPDTASGTPHKPTTPDTAAGEDYFSQLAQRGKRLKKSDSNLDT, from the coding sequence ATGCGTTCTTCTTTGCTTGCTAAACTTCGCCACCGTTGGCCCTGGTTATCCGGGGGCACCGACGGTTGGGGCCAACATCTGCAAAGCTTGTTCTTGACGGCGTTGGTGGTGACGGCGCTGGTGGTGGGTTTACGCCAGGTAGGCTGGTTACAGTTTTTTGAATTGTGGGGCTACGATACCCTGGTGCGACTGCGACCGGATGAAGGCCCCGACGATCGCCTGTTGGTGGTAGGTGTTGAGGAGGCTGATCTCCAGGGGCTGCGGCAATTTCCCCTGCATGACGGCACGATCGCGAAACTCCTGTCGATCCTGGCCAGCTACAGGCCGAGTGCGATCGGGTTAGACATCTACCGCGATCTGCCCCAAGGGACGGGGAGCGCAGAGCTAGGCCAGCAGTTTCAACGGCATGACAATATTTATGCCGTCTGCAAACTCAGTGATGTGACCAATCCTGGGGTACCCCCCCACCCCCAGTTGCCACCGGAACAGATTGGTTTTGCGGATATCCCCGTAGACCCCGGTGGCATTTTACGACGGGGCCTGTTGATTGCTATCCCACCAAAGCCGCAAATGCGTTTGCAGACGACCCGTCTCGATCATGTCTGCAATGATCCGGAGGCACAACTGGTTTCCCTGGCGATGCAGTTAACCCGGCATTATCTGGGCGATCGGGGCCTTGAACTCAGCGTCACGCCAACGGAGCAGCTTCAGTTTGGCAACACGGTCATTAATCGCCTCAAACCGAATACAGGGGGATACCGTAACCTGGAAGCCAGCGGCTATCAGGTATTGATTAATTATCGATCGGCGAGACAAGCCACGCGCCAGATTACCCTATCTGAGGTGCTCCACGGCCAATTGCCGCCGGAGTGGGTGCGCGATCGGGTGGTTCTGATTGGCTATACCGCCAGCAGTGCCAAGGATGATTTTTATACTCCTTTCAGTGCCGGTTTACACGAGAGTCAAAAAATGCCAGGGGTAGTCATCCATGCCCAATTGGTGAGTAGCCTGTTGAGTGCAGTGCTGGATGGGCGACCCCTGATCTGGGTATGGCCGCTGTGGGGTGAGTGGATGTGGATCGGCAGTTGGGCCATTCTGGGCGGATTAGTGGGCTGGCGAGTGCGCCATCCCCTGGGCTATACGCTGCTGTCTATTCTGGCAATGGGGATTCTGGCAGGGACCTGTCTGGGCCTGTTGATCCTGGGGGGCTGGATACCGCTGATTCCGCCTGCGCTCTCGTTTCTGGGAACAGCGGGGAGTATGGTTTTAGTCGATCGCTATGGGAAGGCGGTGAGCAAGCAGGTGAAGAAGCTGCTCAAGATTGACATCCAGATCGATCAGGAGAAAAAAGCCAAGGAGGTAGAAACGATTCTCCAATCAGAGACGTTCCAAAAGCTCCAACAACACAAGCAGAAATTTCGCCAGCGTCAAGATAACAGCCCTCCCAACCACGCGGTTGTTCCGCCGGTACCAGGGGTAACGCCTCCGGCGAACACCCCAGAGACCTCAACCACGGACACGGCGTCTACACCCAGCCATGAGCCACCTGTGCCTGCCCCAGATACCGCCTCTGGCACTCCCCATAAGCCGACGACTCCTGATACGGCAGCCGGGGAAGACTACTTTAGCCAACTGGCTCAACGCGGCAAGCGCCTGAAAAAGTCGGATTCAAATCTTGACACCTGA
- a CDS encoding DUF3598 family protein, which translates to MKLGSAQAMMEHNWENFLKNLGEWQGSFTQVSPTGELGESTPSLLTLRGENDNQIVHFRLQRFGPEGYGGSPIADHAQTYQTLGKQAVFFETGAFSKGSLQFAPYAEFGAEYGFVTDDRRLRFVQLFDRQGQLSSQVLIREFRQGTAAIERPPLTVDQLLGEWQGVATTAYADWQPTETTATHLVIKPIADDQLHQQLTFGNHTLTTTARIEGHRLVFDSGRHILLLPDGTSSHFPPQLQLRQAFFVEVGWLVSPTERQRLIRSYNDKGEWISATHVIEQRVAAA; encoded by the coding sequence ATGAAATTGGGGTCGGCACAGGCCATGATGGAACACAACTGGGAAAACTTCCTCAAAAATCTCGGCGAGTGGCAGGGATCATTTACCCAGGTTTCACCAACGGGTGAACTGGGGGAATCCACCCCCTCGCTGCTGACCCTACGCGGGGAAAACGATAACCAGATTGTTCACTTCCGGCTACAGCGGTTTGGGCCAGAGGGGTATGGCGGCTCACCCATTGCTGACCATGCCCAGACATACCAGACGCTGGGTAAACAAGCCGTGTTCTTCGAGACGGGGGCCTTCTCGAAGGGGTCCCTCCAGTTTGCCCCCTATGCAGAATTTGGGGCCGAGTACGGGTTTGTGACCGACGATCGCCGCCTGCGCTTTGTCCAACTCTTCGATCGCCAAGGGCAACTCAGCAGCCAGGTCTTAATCCGGGAATTTCGCCAGGGAACTGCTGCGATCGAACGTCCTCCCCTGACTGTGGATCAACTCCTGGGGGAATGGCAGGGTGTCGCCACAACAGCCTACGCCGACTGGCAACCCACAGAGACCACCGCCACCCACCTGGTGATTAAACCGATCGCAGATGACCAATTACACCAGCAGTTGACCTTTGGCAATCACACCCTCACGACAACCGCCCGCATTGAGGGGCACCGACTGGTGTTTGACTCTGGTCGGCACATCCTGCTCCTGCCCGACGGAACCTCCAGCCATTTTCCACCCCAGCTCCAGCTTCGACAGGCATTTTTTGTCGAAGTCGGCTGGCTGGTCTCACCCACAGAACGCCAGCGGTTGATTCGGAGCTATAACGACAAAGGCGAATGGATCAGTGCCACCCATGTCATTGAACAGCGGGTTGCAGCGGCTTAG
- a CDS encoding glycoside hydrolase family 10 protein produces the protein MDVPLTLPGRRSLVHWRRTLGRACRRRLLSLLFVLSFCTTFLVTTPTPAITQLPRPEIRGVWITTNDAPVVRDRLRLQAAIQQLKQLNLNTIYPVVWNAGYAMYPSQVVQDRGIQSFTYLGVDGQDTLADLVEQGHQHGMLVIPWFEFGFMTPPSSELATKYAQWLTQKVDGGYTSMSAAGEVMWLNPFRPEVQQFITDLVLEIVTKYDVDGIQFDDHTCLPHEFGYDSYTLALYQRETGNAAPPPNNPAWVKWRADKITAFMVKLHAAVKANKPNVIFSVSPNYYDFAYKFHLQDWLAWIRQGAVDELVMQVYRPDLASFVEQISRPEVQEARQKIPTGIGILTGTRNNPIPLSQIQAQVRAVQERNLGVAFFYYESLLNYAPESVADRHSGLQALFLGSTQ, from the coding sequence ATGGATGTTCCCCTCACGCTTCCTGGCAGGCGGTCCCTGGTCCATTGGCGACGGACGCTCGGACGTGCTTGCCGCCGCCGCCTGTTGTCGTTGCTCTTTGTCCTGTCCTTCTGCACCACCTTCCTGGTTACCACCCCCACGCCAGCGATTACCCAACTGCCGCGCCCGGAGATTCGGGGCGTGTGGATCACAACTAATGATGCCCCCGTGGTGCGCGATCGCCTCAGGCTGCAAGCAGCTATCCAGCAACTTAAGCAATTAAACCTCAACACCATTTATCCGGTTGTGTGGAATGCAGGCTATGCCATGTATCCCAGCCAAGTCGTTCAGGATCGGGGGATTCAGTCCTTCACCTATCTGGGTGTTGATGGCCAGGATACGCTGGCGGATCTGGTGGAGCAGGGACATCAGCACGGGATGCTGGTCATCCCCTGGTTTGAATTTGGCTTTATGACGCCTCCCAGTTCTGAGCTAGCCACAAAATACGCCCAATGGTTAACGCAAAAGGTTGATGGGGGTTATACCTCGATGAGTGCTGCTGGGGAAGTCATGTGGCTGAACCCCTTCCGGCCTGAGGTACAGCAATTCATCACCGATCTCGTGTTGGAAATTGTCACCAAGTACGACGTGGACGGCATCCAATTTGACGACCACACTTGCCTGCCCCATGAGTTTGGGTACGATTCCTATACCCTTGCGCTCTATCAACGGGAAACGGGCAATGCCGCCCCGCCGCCCAATAATCCCGCCTGGGTGAAATGGCGAGCAGATAAGATCACAGCTTTTATGGTGAAGTTACATGCGGCGGTGAAGGCGAATAAGCCCAACGTGATTTTCTCGGTTTCGCCCAACTATTACGATTTTGCTTACAAATTCCATCTCCAGGATTGGCTGGCCTGGATTCGGCAGGGAGCAGTTGATGAACTGGTGATGCAGGTTTACCGTCCTGATCTCGCCAGTTTTGTCGAGCAGATCAGTCGTCCAGAGGTTCAGGAAGCCCGCCAAAAAATCCCTACTGGCATCGGCATTCTCACGGGAACGCGTAATAATCCTATTCCCCTATCCCAAATTCAGGCGCAAGTCCGGGCGGTGCAGGAGCGCAATTTGGGGGTAGCTTTCTTTTACTACGAAAGTTTGCTCAACTATGCACCGGAGTCAGTCGCCGATCGCCATTCGGGACTTCAGGCCCTTTTCCTAGGCTCGACGCAGTAG
- a CDS encoding glycosyltransferase family 2 protein, whose amino-acid sequence MPLVSILVPMRNAEGFITQALLSLLEDDDRQNRGIDREIIVIDDGSEDQSLARVQALNDPRIQILTSEARNIAITFNVGLAAAQGDILMRCDADDFYPPQRIQRQVAWLVNHPEFGAICGGFSTVDDRGILVSTLATEDPATEITAELRQGQVRTHFCTFAVRTEIVRSLKGCRSFFITGEDIDLQLRLGEVCRVWYQPENWYYYRLHPTSVTHTKSAYERNCYEAIARQLQQQRLARGQDDLQLGKPLPIPPAIPAQGQPSAIAHIQGQLIGQAWRDHQSGQKWTALKAGWRCLRLNPWRWAYWRTLLALLLKPAGRP is encoded by the coding sequence ATGCCTCTAGTTAGTATTCTTGTCCCCATGCGCAATGCCGAAGGCTTTATCACGCAGGCATTACTTTCACTCCTTGAGGATGACGATCGTCAGAACAGGGGTATTGATCGGGAAATTATCGTCATTGATGATGGGTCCGAGGATCAGTCACTTGCCAGAGTCCAGGCCCTCAATGATCCTAGAATTCAGATCTTAACCAGTGAAGCCCGCAACATTGCCATAACCTTTAACGTTGGTTTGGCGGCAGCTCAGGGAGATATCCTGATGCGTTGTGATGCCGATGATTTCTATCCTCCCCAACGCATCCAACGGCAGGTCGCTTGGTTAGTGAACCATCCAGAATTTGGGGCTATCTGTGGCGGTTTCAGTACCGTCGACGATCGCGGTATCCTGGTCAGTACCCTGGCGACGGAAGACCCAGCGACAGAAATTACTGCTGAACTCCGACAAGGGCAGGTTCGCACTCATTTTTGTACGTTTGCGGTGCGTACGGAGATTGTGCGATCGCTCAAGGGGTGTCGGTCCTTTTTTATCACGGGCGAAGATATTGATTTACAACTACGCCTAGGGGAAGTGTGCCGGGTTTGGTACCAGCCCGAAAATTGGTATTACTATCGGTTGCACCCTACCTCAGTAACCCATACAAAATCAGCTTATGAACGCAACTGTTACGAAGCGATCGCCCGCCAACTGCAACAACAACGACTAGCCAGAGGCCAGGACGATCTCCAACTCGGCAAGCCCCTTCCCATTCCCCCTGCCATTCCAGCCCAAGGTCAACCCAGCGCGATCGCCCATATTCAAGGGCAACTGATCGGGCAGGCATGGCGAGACCATCAGTCAGGACAAAAGTGGACAGCCTTAAAGGCAGGTTGGCGCTGTTTACGCCTGAATCCCTGGCGGTGGGCCTATTGGCGTACTCTACTGGCCCTGTTACTCAAACCCGCAGGTCGGCCCTGA